The following is a genomic window from Candidatus Poribacteria bacterium.
ATCTTCTTTTTTGTAACGCAGGTACCAATCACCCTGACAGCCAACGAAGTCGCAAAGGCTGTTTCAGAAGCCACCTCCGAGTCTGGTGTGTCTGTAGACGAAGACGTACTGGAAAAGGCAGTGCAGTTATCCGTTGCGAAACTCGAAAAAGGACAAAGCAGACGACTGAAATATCTCGCCTCCGCATATCTCGTTATCTGGTTGGTATTCGTCCTCTATGTCTTGCAACTTGATCGGCAACAGCAGGAACTCGACAAACGCCTCGCCCAACTCGAACAAGACTCTGAAGGTATCTAATGAAAACGTTCCTTTTCAAAACACAACAGGTGCTTGAACAACCACTTGCAGAAGTTTTCGCATTCTTTTCTGATGCACATAACCTCGCCAAAATTACACCACCGTGGCTCCGCTTTGAAGTCCTAACCCCAGCACCAATCGAGATGTCACCAGGAACACGTATCGACTACCGGTTGAAACTTCGCGGCATTCCACTCCGCTGGCAGAGCGAGATTACGGAATGGAATCCTCCGTATATGTTTGCAGATGAACAACGCCGCGGTCCGTATCGGCTCTGGCGACACACCCATACCTTCAACGAGACAGAAAATGGAGTGGTCGTAGGTGATTCAGTCGAATA
Proteins encoded in this region:
- a CDS encoding CcmD family protein; this encodes MKIAVLVSFLAVLIIFFFVTQVPITLTANEVAKAVSEATSESGVSVDEDVLEKAVQLSVAKLEKGQSRRLKYLASAYLVIWLVFVLYVLQLDRQQQELDKRLAQLEQDSEGI
- a CDS encoding SRPBCC family protein, translating into MKTFLFKTQQVLEQPLAEVFAFFSDAHNLAKITPPWLRFEVLTPAPIEMSPGTRIDYRLKLRGIPLRWQSEITEWNPPYMFADEQRRGPYRLWRHTHTFNETENGVVVGDSVEYAVWGNQIVDKFFVRPDIEKIFAYRSEQLERIFDKTNASSGK